One window of Flavobacterium dauae genomic DNA carries:
- the nusG gene encoding transcription termination/antitermination protein NusG gives MTESNIKKWYVVRAVSGQENKVKGYIESEIVRLGMEDYLSQVLVPTEKVVSQRDGKKITKERIYFPGYVMIEANLTGELPHIIKSIAGVIGFLGETRGGDPVPLRQAEVNRMLGKVDELAVSVDTGLIPYEIGETVKVVDGPFNGFNGTIEKVNEDKRKLEVMVKIFGRKTPLELSFTQVEKI, from the coding sequence ATGACAGAAAGTAACATAAAAAAATGGTATGTAGTAAGAGCGGTAAGCGGTCAAGAAAACAAAGTAAAAGGTTACATAGAAAGTGAAATTGTACGTTTGGGTATGGAAGATTACTTGTCACAAGTTTTAGTTCCAACCGAAAAGGTAGTTTCACAACGCGACGGAAAAAAAATTACAAAAGAACGTATTTATTTTCCAGGTTATGTAATGATAGAAGCAAACTTAACCGGTGAATTACCACATATCATAAAATCTATTGCAGGTGTAATTGGTTTCTTAGGCGAAACCCGTGGTGGTGATCCTGTGCCCTTAAGACAGGCAGAAGTAAACCGCATGCTTGGTAAAGTAGATGAATTAGCTGTTTCAGTTGATACAGGATTAATTCCTTATGAAATTGGTGAAACAGTAAAAGTAGTCGATGGTCCTTTTAATGGTTTCAACGGAACTATAGAAAAAGTGAACGAAGACAAACGCAAGCTTGAAGTAATGGTGAAAATTTTTGGAAGAAAAACACCACTGGAATTAAGCTTCACACAAGTAGAGAAAATATAA
- the secE gene encoding preprotein translocase subunit SecE → MAKVVNYISDAFTELKSNVTWTPWEEVQRYTIIVTIFTVVLSLAIWGVDTLFADALAGFFNLLNS, encoded by the coding sequence ATGGCAAAAGTAGTTAATTATATATCAGATGCGTTTACCGAGTTAAAATCTAATGTTACTTGGACACCATGGGAAGAGGTACAACGTTATACAATTATCGTTACAATCTTTACTGTTGTGCTTTCGTTAGCTATATGGGGAGTGGATACTTTGTTTGCAGATGCTCTTGCTGGCTTCTTCAACCTTTTAAATTCATAA
- the rplK gene encoding 50S ribosomal protein L11, translating into MAKEISKVVKLQVKGGAANPSPPVGPALGAAGVNIMEFCKQFNARTQDKPGKVLPVQITVYKDKSFDFVVKTPPAAVQLLEAAKLKSGSGQPNRKKVASITWDQVKAIAEDKMADLNAFEIEKAMSMVAGTARSMGITVTGNAPF; encoded by the coding sequence ATGGCAAAAGAAATTAGTAAAGTAGTTAAACTACAAGTTAAGGGAGGTGCTGCGAATCCTTCGCCACCGGTTGGACCTGCTTTGGGGGCTGCTGGAGTTAACATCATGGAATTCTGTAAGCAATTTAATGCTAGAACACAGGATAAACCAGGAAAAGTTTTACCAGTACAGATTACAGTTTACAAAGACAAATCTTTTGACTTTGTTGTTAAAACGCCGCCTGCTGCTGTTCAATTATTAGAAGCTGCAAAATTAAAATCAGGTTCTGGGCAACCAAACCGTAAAAAAGTTGCTTCTATTACATGGGATCAAGTGAAAGCAATTGCTGAAGACAAAATGGCCGACTTAAACGCATTCGAAATTGAGAAAGCTATGTCTATGGTTGCAGGAACTGCACGTTCTATGGGAATCACGGTAACAGGAAACGCTCCTTTTTAA